From Cytophagales bacterium, the proteins below share one genomic window:
- a CDS encoding N-6 DNA methylase encodes MIEVTVTFNEEKERDELFFSKELPKETATFLKEKIGLRQHFKSPKKWLGNNHPAYQNYVQALEEALAKGAAIESVPLLPSFEPSLANINQNRFSYVTISFGKENNIKQEDYVVFDPFKKVSTFIAESFGRQKFGSAFKKVRVFPKKQKVKARALFKEGKILTAVANGLNGEVSLTNVEIPTPGAEIPKEFSDEEGKILTAEADDLNEEISLEIVEIPTPEAEIPKEFSDEGGKTLAAEANDLNGEVSLTNVENSTPGAEIPKEFSDEGGKTLAAEADDLNGEVSLGIVEIPTPGAEIPKEFSDEGGKTLAAEADDLNGEVSLTIVEIPTPGAEIPKEFSDEGGKTLAAEANDLNGEVSLGIVEISTSGAEIPKEFSGEEGKSLSAEADDLNGEVSLGIVEIPSLETENPKELSNEERKQLVKQFIAFATKREEDFPKVHIDDHELPILFSVWLRHNYPNYYHLKGEIWPTIQKIGVQSGHTGSVAERQFSRTEEGLVNSKGALEEPKDYPELIEEHYSDYLDRVIAHMHDDYAENKRVTKGQVEKLAKALKVLNMGIMWEAVELSWMLWYRALYREPIPFEHRLAKMIHFWHHVQPTYAYSDSSKEIYKQYSTPCPIGAIVAEYTGMKNARRIFEPSAGNGLLLVGADPAMTHANEIDKTRIKSLEFVQFSTITSFNAAEPFGKALDRSFDVVVTNPPFSRWEEEKYDKVHIIETYFHNHIGLAQNIRLEHVMSGLALHTMKDNGRAAIIIMGYIYFGEDGLIAKYRPFFNWLFRHYKVDDVINLNSFKLYNKQGAIEKTMLILISGRKPKPEGVAPQLWQRPEFNEMVNSFEELWQRVNPRLINQTQANSQSKGDIDQVIEQLKNELEP; translated from the coding sequence ATGATTGAAGTTACAGTTACATTTAATGAAGAAAAAGAACGAGATGAATTGTTCTTTAGTAAGGAACTCCCTAAGGAGACCGCAACTTTTCTTAAGGAAAAAATTGGATTAAGGCAGCATTTCAAAAGCCCAAAAAAATGGCTAGGTAATAATCACCCTGCTTACCAGAACTATGTGCAAGCCCTGGAGGAAGCTCTTGCTAAGGGAGCCGCCATCGAATCGGTGCCTTTGCTTCCTTCCTTTGAACCTTCCTTAGCGAACATCAATCAAAACAGGTTTAGTTACGTAACGATCTCCTTCGGTAAGGAGAATAACATTAAACAGGAAGATTATGTTGTATTTGATCCCTTTAAAAAGGTTTCCACTTTTATAGCTGAATCTTTCGGTAGGCAAAAATTCGGAAGTGCCTTTAAGAAAGTGCGTGTTTTTCCAAAGAAACAAAAGGTTAAAGCAAGAGCACTCTTTAAGGAGGGAAAGATTCTTACCGCTGTAGCCAATGGTCTCAACGGAGAGGTTTCCTTAACAAATGTTGAGATTCCAACCCCTGGAGCAGAAATTCCTAAGGAATTCTCGGATGAAGAGGGAAAGATTCTTACCGCTGAAGCAGATGATCTCAACGAAGAGATTTCCTTAGAAATTGTTGAAATCCCGACCCCTGAAGCAGAAATTCCTAAGGAATTCTCGGATGAAGGAGGAAAAACACTTGCCGCTGAAGCAAATGACCTCAACGGAGAAGTTTCCTTAACAAATGTTGAGAATTCAACACCTGGAGCAGAAATTCCTAAGGAATTTTCGGATGAAGGAGGAAAAACACTTGCCGCTGAAGCAGATGATCTCAACGGAGAGGTTTCCTTAGGAATTGTTGAGATTCCGACCCCTGGAGCAGAAATTCCTAAGGAATTTTCGGATGAAGGAGGAAAAACACTTGCCGCTGAAGCAGATGATCTCAATGGAGAGGTTTCCTTAACAATTGTTGAGATTCCGACCCCTGGAGCAGAAATTCCTAAGGAATTTTCGGATGAAGGAGGAAAAACACTTGCCGCTGAAGCCAATGATCTCAATGGAGAGGTTTCCTTAGGAATTGTTGAGATTTCGACCTCTGGAGCAGAAATTCCTAAGGAATTTTCGGGTGAAGAAGGAAAATCACTTTCCGCTGAAGCTGATGATCTCAACGGAGAGGTTTCCTTAGGAATTGTTGAGATTCCAAGCCTTGAAACAGAAAACCCTAAGGAGTTATCGAATGAAGAAAGAAAGCAACTTGTTAAGCAATTCATTGCTTTTGCCACAAAACGAGAAGAGGATTTCCCGAAAGTGCACATTGACGATCATGAATTACCGATTCTCTTTTCAGTATGGCTAAGACACAACTACCCGAACTACTATCACCTGAAGGGTGAGATTTGGCCTACCATTCAAAAGATCGGGGTACAGTCAGGACACACTGGGTCAGTAGCTGAGCGACAATTTTCACGGACTGAAGAAGGCTTGGTCAATTCCAAGGGAGCACTAGAAGAACCAAAGGATTATCCCGAACTCATTGAGGAGCATTACTCAGACTACCTTGATCGAGTCATTGCTCACATGCATGATGATTATGCAGAGAACAAGCGAGTTACTAAAGGCCAGGTCGAAAAGCTGGCAAAAGCGTTAAAGGTTTTAAACATGGGGATCATGTGGGAAGCGGTGGAGTTAAGCTGGATGCTATGGTATCGTGCGCTTTACCGGGAGCCGATCCCCTTTGAGCATCGACTGGCGAAGATGATCCATTTCTGGCATCATGTTCAACCTACATACGCCTATTCCGATAGTTCAAAGGAGATCTACAAGCAATACTCCACTCCATGCCCCATTGGTGCCATTGTAGCTGAATACACAGGCATGAAAAACGCCAGGCGCATTTTTGAGCCAAGTGCCGGAAATGGATTGCTTTTAGTCGGCGCTGATCCAGCAATGACACATGCTAACGAAATTGACAAGACAAGAATTAAATCCCTGGAGTTTGTTCAGTTTTCAACGATTACCTCTTTCAATGCCGCTGAGCCATTTGGAAAAGCACTGGATCGATCCTTTGATGTAGTCGTCACCAATCCACCCTTCTCACGATGGGAAGAAGAAAAGTATGACAAAGTGCATATCATCGAGACCTACTTTCATAATCACATAGGTCTAGCCCAAAATATTCGCTTGGAGCATGTGATGAGTGGGTTAGCGCTGCATACTATGAAGGACAATGGACGGGCGGCCATCATCATCATGGGATATATCTATTTTGGTGAAGATGGTCTGATCGCTAAATACCGTCCATTTTTTAATTGGCTGTTTCGGCATTATAAGGTGGATGATGTAATCAACCTGAACTCTTTCAAACTCTACAACAAACAAGGGGCCATTGAAAAGACGATGCTGATCCTCATTTCTGGTCGTAAACCCAAACCCGAAGGTGTCGCACCTCAATTGTGGCAACGGCCCGAATTCAATGAAATGGTCAACAGCTTTGAAGAACTCTGGCAACGGGTAAACCCACGCCTGATAAACCAAACCCAGGCCAACTCCCAATCCAAGGGCGATATAGATCAAGTAATCGAACAACTAAAAAATGAATTAGAACCATGA
- a CDS encoding helix-turn-helix transcriptional regulator: protein MDNKLEGINLRFIQAVDHVIDVHKVAGMEPKSARSLSEFIGKDPNTISRIRQGSKDVSAEQVKRLAALCGIDLNFFYNENIQLIYQADMFNEENLKRSIEGQTINMDFSNSGNDNTNLQLGAGDFSGNIYNNGASSAEHSHRDTHYHFHKAEQLVKTIPAQFQQSLTNQLQEIKLSYMKLERELLDRTEELKKITKEYLAEIKLSQANQTDLMEQLKKEREAKDDLYLRYIKSLENK from the coding sequence ATGGACAACAAACTAGAAGGCATTAACCTAAGATTCATTCAGGCTGTTGATCACGTGATTGATGTACATAAGGTGGCAGGTATGGAGCCTAAATCCGCCAGGTCGTTGAGTGAATTCATCGGAAAGGATCCCAATACGATTTCCAGGATAAGACAAGGGTCAAAGGATGTATCGGCTGAGCAAGTCAAACGACTTGCTGCACTTTGTGGGATAGATCTTAATTTTTTCTACAATGAAAATATTCAGCTGATCTATCAGGCAGATATGTTCAATGAGGAAAACCTCAAACGGTCAATTGAGGGGCAGACCATCAATATGGATTTCTCCAACTCCGGAAACGATAACACGAACCTTCAATTAGGGGCTGGTGATTTCTCTGGAAACATTTACAATAATGGAGCCTCTAGCGCGGAACATAGCCATAGAGATACGCATTATCACTTCCATAAAGCGGAACAACTTGTAAAGACCATACCAGCTCAATTTCAACAGAGCCTTACCAATCAACTACAGGAAATTAAATTAAGCTATATGAAGCTTGAAAGAGAACTCTTAGACAGGACAGAAGAGCTAAAAAAAATAACCAAAGAGTATTTGGCAGAAATCAAACTATCTCAGGCAAACCAAACCGATTTAATGGAACAATTAAAGAAAGAACGGGAAGCAAAAGACGATCTTTATCTGAGATACATCAAATCACTGGAGAATAAGTAA
- a CDS encoding recombinase family protein translates to MKHLKEFDKFIHKKSDEIDLNKNVWLYTRVSSKDQYVNQSLENQKKYGIEYCVKNEYILSKTFGETYESARGDFTRREFKSLIESVKRSRRRPFAILLYKMSRFSRTGGHAISLATELIEVLGVHLIEVSSGKSTLTERGKLEIYERLLKAREENIERLEMTVPGMTSFVENGNWLGRVPRGYDHFGPRVKDTTKISGEQKIVINGEGKILKEAWKKKALGSKDSEILIFLREKGVNFTKQALSRMWRKPFYCGIIVHNMLGEKVVKGNHQALVSQKDFLKINRDLERNKKGYDSSNDEENLPLNNFVRSLDCGTSYSGYCVRKKGLYYYKNNRTGSRENIRAEKLHESFVDLLREIELDKAIDADLLALAIRDKIQDIYKVDVESQELIKKRVLEIDSRLTSLKRKYMVLDLISKEDYDLFKAELDQEKAQLLKDSENTISEFSNLQEIISKGVRISQNISILWLKSGFQLKKALQNVIFPEGILFDFKNKVSRTQRVNEIFQLNYSISMSYCKKPKRTSLKFETCPMIVAGGGLESHRRPGSDLRAHNLTSFDNLNFWDGCEYRLKQQKKANFSS, encoded by the coding sequence ATGAAGCACCTGAAAGAGTTTGATAAATTCATACATAAGAAGTCGGATGAGATTGACTTAAATAAGAATGTATGGCTTTACACACGAGTATCTTCTAAAGATCAATATGTGAACCAGAGTCTTGAAAATCAGAAAAAGTATGGTATTGAATATTGCGTAAAGAATGAATATATCTTATCAAAAACTTTTGGAGAGACTTATGAGAGTGCACGAGGAGACTTCACCAGGCGAGAGTTCAAAAGTCTTATAGAGAGCGTGAAAAGGTCTAGGAGGCGGCCATTTGCCATACTTCTGTATAAGATGAGTAGGTTTTCCAGAACAGGTGGGCATGCGATCTCTTTAGCAACAGAGCTTATAGAAGTATTAGGGGTCCACCTTATTGAAGTTTCTAGTGGTAAGAGTACTTTGACCGAGCGGGGAAAGCTTGAAATATATGAGCGACTTCTAAAAGCTCGTGAGGAGAATATTGAGAGGTTAGAAATGACCGTGCCAGGAATGACTAGCTTCGTTGAAAATGGTAATTGGCTTGGACGAGTCCCACGTGGATATGATCACTTTGGCCCAAGAGTGAAGGATACTACTAAAATTAGTGGGGAACAGAAAATTGTCATAAATGGAGAAGGGAAAATACTAAAGGAAGCCTGGAAGAAGAAGGCGCTTGGATCGAAAGATTCTGAAATACTTATATTTCTTAGAGAGAAGGGAGTCAATTTCACCAAACAAGCTCTAAGTAGAATGTGGCGAAAACCATTTTATTGCGGAATCATTGTCCATAACATGCTTGGTGAGAAAGTTGTGAAAGGGAATCATCAGGCTTTGGTATCGCAAAAAGATTTTCTTAAAATTAACCGAGATTTAGAGCGGAATAAAAAGGGGTATGACAGTTCCAATGATGAAGAAAATCTTCCACTTAACAATTTCGTTCGAAGCCTCGATTGTGGAACTTCCTACTCAGGCTATTGTGTAAGGAAAAAAGGGTTATACTATTACAAGAATAATAGAACGGGTAGCAGAGAGAATATTAGAGCGGAAAAGCTTCATGAAAGCTTTGTTGACCTTCTAAGGGAAATTGAGCTAGACAAGGCCATTGATGCCGATCTTCTTGCCCTCGCCATCAGAGATAAAATTCAAGACATCTATAAGGTAGATGTGGAATCACAAGAGTTGATTAAAAAGAGAGTTCTTGAAATAGATTCCAGGCTAACCAGCTTAAAGAGAAAATACATGGTTCTTGATCTAATTAGCAAAGAGGACTATGATTTGTTTAAGGCTGAATTGGACCAAGAAAAGGCTCAATTATTGAAGGATTCTGAAAATACAATTTCAGAGTTCTCGAACCTACAAGAAATTATTAGTAAGGGTGTAAGAATATCCCAAAACATATCGATTCTGTGGCTTAAAAGCGGTTTTCAGCTTAAAAAGGCATTGCAAAATGTGATCTTCCCTGAAGGAATACTGTTCGACTTTAAAAACAAGGTTTCTCGAACCCAAAGAGTCAATGAAATTTTTCAATTAAACTATTCAATATCAATGAGTTACTGCAAAAAACCAAAAAGGACAAGTCTCAAATTTGAAACTTGTCCTATGATAGTAGCGGGAGGAGGACTCGAATCGCACCGGCGACCCGGCTCCGACCTTCGGGCTCATAACCTGACGAGCTTTGATAATCTGAATTTTTGGGATGGTTGCGAATACAGACTTAAACAACAAAAAAAGGCCAACTTTTCAAGTTAG
- a CDS encoding DEAD/DEAH box helicase, giving the protein MYNSVTEEKIRQVPQIGNIDISRLPMELTRIYSRIISIRRYISNGTIDLIDSDIINDVTWLQNLASNLETILITIPDHENKESIAFVAATAHNLIFRVSRIYNFTETSDLKIDAISRLVSASILFLIGNSQADAAEISSKINVTQDTSPTRSKMVFFIKSLARGELSQIVSTQFIEDEITFDDELEAAQDYLWRELGLGIQSISKKLTKKPSENQEDHFQKVIDISSIDISIPIQIDLFTGPLHLAKLLKILESDILLRGVVNIPPPKGIDSNNWTEFLQKIADERPYLWENHFDAVKTGFIEPGNSAILTLPTGAGKSTLAELKIASTLITEKKIIYLVPTHALEDQVKKNLKSVFKDYESEVFEMDSEYSEILEIESFTINVMTPEKCLTSYNINPKIIEDVGLVVFDEFHLIHGVDIKRDRRSLDAMYCLITLLTYIPHADYLLVSAMVENGNEIADWIKSITGRNCFSFNSSWKPTRQLHGSLIFEQEEINSLRKKINLAKSTATTVNPPSQLQSEMTIGAYCLFSLRNIWETENEDDYIKIKPIDQDVRLAINKGWRLTSNRNDVASRLGSYFAEQNLKTLIFVDNPIIANSTANKVSDLLKERENSFTSYISNNYEVIQSLKEELGDFKYSYLYNRENVGVHHGLLLPIERSLIENYFRAEQGSIVLVATATLAQGINLPAEMVIIAGDDRYNDDTNFRERIPPHELLNAAGRAGRAGLSSQGGVIVIPGEIVTIDGSNISPRWWDLKNEIFSKSDQCLKVEDPLEFFLDSLQDDSHDLTTAEINSLYRFKPENISENETKQMLKNSFYSFKAVQLNQEETFDFQVQKLLDRRNEMDSLSENLIWSKEISFKTGIDPDLILELSNAIDKIQFDDFIQYSVSQYIDFLINWLAEDEFRIKGTFTKQNTISQINRVVGLKPQNEDFEKIKNGLATLKDLLNEYILGANMEKLDSLIPGKSDPFLTKTRNFIIRLIPEVSFAFGLLSMVIIEKAKQNGKVKEDLSMNIRFLASCIREGVESSTKLFFKRNFKMISRVQTHAAYDGA; this is encoded by the coding sequence ATGTATAATTCTGTTACAGAAGAGAAAATAAGACAAGTTCCTCAAATCGGAAATATTGATATTTCTCGTCTTCCAATGGAGTTGACAAGGATTTATTCTCGAATAATTAGTATTAGAAGGTATATTAGTAATGGAACTATTGACTTAATTGATAGTGATATAATAAACGATGTGACATGGTTGCAGAATCTTGCGAGTAACCTGGAAACAATCCTCATTACCATTCCTGACCATGAAAATAAAGAGTCAATTGCTTTTGTTGCGGCAACTGCTCATAATCTTATTTTTCGAGTCAGCAGAATTTACAATTTTACTGAAACTTCTGATCTGAAAATTGATGCCATTTCCAGACTCGTTTCTGCGTCAATTTTATTTTTAATTGGCAATAGTCAGGCTGACGCGGCGGAGATTTCATCTAAAATTAATGTAACCCAAGATACGAGTCCAACCAGAAGCAAGATGGTTTTTTTTATTAAATCACTTGCAAGAGGAGAATTATCTCAAATAGTTTCTACTCAGTTCATAGAAGATGAAATCACATTTGATGATGAACTTGAGGCAGCTCAGGATTATTTATGGAGAGAACTTGGATTAGGCATTCAGTCTATCTCTAAAAAATTGACAAAAAAGCCTTCAGAAAATCAAGAGGATCATTTTCAAAAAGTTATTGATATTTCATCGATTGATATCTCAATACCAATTCAAATTGATCTTTTTACTGGCCCACTTCATCTTGCCAAACTTCTTAAGATTCTCGAATCGGATATTCTTCTACGAGGGGTAGTAAATATTCCTCCCCCAAAAGGAATCGACTCAAATAATTGGACAGAATTTCTCCAAAAAATAGCAGATGAAAGACCCTATCTATGGGAAAATCACTTTGATGCAGTAAAAACTGGTTTTATTGAACCTGGAAATTCAGCTATTCTTACTCTCCCTACAGGTGCAGGCAAATCGACTTTAGCGGAACTTAAGATTGCGTCAACACTTATAACCGAAAAGAAGATCATCTATTTAGTTCCAACTCATGCACTCGAAGATCAAGTAAAAAAAAACCTAAAGTCTGTTTTCAAAGATTATGAATCTGAGGTTTTTGAAATGGATTCTGAATATTCTGAGATCCTAGAAATAGAGTCATTCACGATTAATGTGATGACACCTGAAAAATGTCTCACTTCATATAACATCAACCCAAAGATTATTGAAGATGTAGGATTAGTAGTATTTGATGAATTCCATTTAATTCATGGAGTCGATATTAAAAGAGATAGAAGATCGCTTGATGCGATGTATTGTTTAATCACATTATTAACATATATTCCTCATGCTGATTATTTATTAGTATCGGCGATGGTTGAAAATGGTAATGAGATTGCAGATTGGATAAAGTCTATAACTGGAAGAAACTGTTTCTCATTTAATTCATCTTGGAAACCAACAAGACAATTACATGGCTCATTAATTTTTGAACAAGAAGAAATTAATTCTTTAAGAAAAAAAATAAATCTTGCTAAATCTACAGCAACAACAGTAAATCCTCCATCGCAATTGCAAAGCGAAATGACTATCGGAGCTTATTGCCTATTTAGCTTAAGAAATATCTGGGAAACTGAAAATGAAGATGATTATATTAAGATCAAACCAATTGATCAGGATGTTAGACTTGCTATAAATAAAGGCTGGCGATTAACATCTAACCGTAACGATGTAGCTTCCAGACTGGGTTCATATTTTGCTGAGCAAAATTTGAAGACTCTGATTTTTGTAGACAATCCCATAATAGCTAATTCTACAGCAAATAAGGTAAGTGATCTTCTGAAAGAAAGAGAAAATTCGTTTACATCATATATTTCTAATAATTATGAAGTGATTCAAAGTCTAAAAGAGGAGTTAGGAGATTTTAAATATTCCTATTTGTATAATCGTGAGAACGTTGGTGTTCACCATGGCCTCCTTCTTCCGATAGAACGCAGCTTAATTGAGAATTATTTCAGAGCGGAACAAGGCTCAATTGTATTAGTTGCCACTGCAACTCTAGCACAAGGGATAAATCTACCAGCGGAAATGGTAATAATAGCTGGTGATGATAGATATAACGATGACACTAATTTTAGAGAGCGAATTCCTCCCCACGAACTTCTAAATGCTGCTGGCCGTGCAGGTCGAGCAGGTCTTTCATCACAAGGTGGAGTGATCGTAATACCCGGAGAAATTGTAACTATAGATGGAAGTAACATTTCACCAAGATGGTGGGATTTAAAAAATGAAATTTTCTCAAAAAGTGATCAATGCCTTAAGGTAGAAGACCCTTTGGAGTTTTTTCTGGATTCACTTCAAGATGACTCTCATGATTTGACAACAGCAGAAATCAATTCATTATATCGTTTCAAACCTGAAAACATTTCAGAGAATGAAACAAAACAAATGTTAAAGAATTCTTTCTATTCATTCAAAGCAGTTCAGTTAAATCAGGAAGAAACATTTGATTTCCAAGTTCAAAAACTTCTCGATAGAAGAAATGAGATGGATTCGTTATCCGAAAACCTTATTTGGTCAAAAGAAATTAGCTTCAAAACCGGAATTGACCCTGATTTAATTCTTGAACTCTCAAACGCTATAGATAAAATTCAATTTGATGACTTTATCCAATACTCTGTGAGTCAATACATTGATTTTCTTATTAATTGGCTTGCTGAAGATGAATTTAGGATAAAAGGAACATTCACGAAACAAAATACTATCTCTCAAATAAACAGAGTTGTTGGACTAAAACCTCAAAATGAAGATTTTGAAAAAATCAAAAATGGTCTAGCTACATTGAAAGATTTGCTAAATGAATATATTCTTGGGGCAAACATGGAAAAGCTGGACAGTCTTATTCCCGGTAAGAGTGATCCTTTCTTGACCAAAACTCGAAATTTCATAATTCGGTTGATTCCGGAAGTTAGTTTTGCTTTTGGATTATTGTCTATGGTTATTATTGAGAAGGCTAAACAAAATGGAAAGGTAAAAGAAGATTTATCAATGAACATTAGGTTTTTGGCCAGTTGCATAAGAGAAGGTGTCGAATCTTCGACTAAATTATTTTTCAAAAGAAATTTTAAGATGATTTCTCGTGTACAAACCCATGCGGCATACGATGGAGCGTGA
- a CDS encoding GIY-YIG nuclease family protein, which produces MITRYVEDFCIDPEFNSTAIRHLNGALKVNVEFHNRKSADFTLGHPLQPLEWLNQRFNQHWISCRFYDNTGFCFLLFKNEFKRDKKKSKKHFVYVLELENNKFYIGSAVRLKNRFRQHFTQESKIEFIKRNPIKGVHQVLSTYHSDIKYKVHFENYVTYQYLLIYGPENVHGGDFLNSTENKMDKMKNYQTRMDKQPFIDEFSYIWNNLRSSFFYEP; this is translated from the coding sequence GTGATAACTAGATATGTAGAAGACTTTTGTATCGATCCTGAATTCAATTCTACTGCCATTAGGCATTTGAATGGAGCATTGAAGGTCAATGTTGAATTTCACAATAGAAAAAGTGCAGACTTTACATTAGGTCATCCATTACAGCCTCTTGAATGGTTGAATCAGCGATTCAATCAACATTGGATTTCTTGTCGGTTCTATGATAATACAGGATTTTGCTTCTTACTTTTTAAAAACGAATTCAAACGGGATAAAAAGAAATCTAAAAAGCACTTCGTATATGTGCTTGAACTTGAAAACAACAAATTCTATATAGGTTCTGCGGTACGCCTGAAGAATCGATTTCGACAACATTTTACCCAGGAATCTAAAATTGAATTCATCAAACGAAATCCAATTAAGGGTGTTCACCAGGTGTTAAGCACCTATCACAGTGACATTAAATACAAAGTTCATTTTGAAAACTATGTTACCTACCAATACCTCCTGATTTATGGTCCCGAAAATGTTCATGGAGGTGACTTTCTAAATAGTACTGAAAATAAGATGGACAAGATGAAAAACTATCAGACGAGAATGGACAAACAACCATTTATCGATGAGTTTTCATACATCTGGAATAATCTTAGAAGTTCATTCTTTTATGAACCATAA
- a CDS encoding glycosyltransferase, protein MIIIKGKDNKSMQQIKALKAQLKAEKFEDKYPLYDLNDGKVHVLYIWPCLNGTGYYRSIAPALELNKTHTHCALISGIHSWDFNKQFDDYDSPVDERLIQWAHYIVLPTIFTDVEYIIRALLEINDDLKFVMDLDQNFHQIPKDHPDHDKISTEMKKQLLKNISRMDLMTGALEELLDYYDSLLEKHFPNSTVFLEYLPNLISTLTYEEIEPPRKGNQGRKRINNSASWRPTSETVRIGLIGSLASAEDILNILESLRAIQNKYCEKVEFIFFGWDGQLKGENKLVDLKFKYVKSVSFTDYINILKDLSLDIALLPLRDISFNTKGKSAIKYFELSVFRIPVIASSVAPYSKVIKHEETGLLVKEPEQWTTAMDSLIQNERFRKRIGKAASRAVWRMNAYNDANIGLYQSVFI, encoded by the coding sequence TTGATCATAATCAAAGGAAAGGACAATAAAAGCATGCAGCAAATCAAAGCACTAAAAGCACAATTGAAAGCTGAAAAGTTTGAAGATAAATATCCTCTCTATGACCTCAATGACGGAAAGGTCCATGTACTATACATCTGGCCCTGCCTCAATGGAACAGGTTATTATCGGTCTATTGCACCGGCTTTGGAACTGAATAAGACTCATACGCATTGTGCCCTGATTTCCGGCATTCATTCGTGGGATTTCAACAAGCAGTTTGATGATTATGACAGTCCGGTAGATGAAAGGCTTATCCAATGGGCGCATTATATCGTGTTACCAACCATATTCACTGACGTGGAATACATCATTCGAGCATTATTGGAAATCAATGATGACCTCAAGTTTGTGATGGATCTTGATCAGAACTTCCATCAAATACCCAAAGACCATCCTGATCATGACAAGATCAGTACGGAAATGAAAAAGCAGTTACTAAAGAACATTTCCAGAATGGATCTCATGACTGGAGCATTAGAAGAATTGCTGGACTACTATGACTCATTACTTGAAAAGCACTTCCCGAATTCCACAGTCTTTTTGGAGTATCTTCCCAACCTGATCTCTACGTTGACTTACGAAGAGATTGAACCCCCCAGGAAAGGGAATCAAGGACGGAAACGGATAAACAATTCAGCCTCTTGGCGACCAACCTCTGAAACTGTAAGAATTGGGCTAATTGGAAGCTTAGCGTCTGCAGAGGACATATTAAATATCCTTGAATCTCTTAGGGCTATCCAGAATAAGTATTGCGAAAAGGTCGAATTCATCTTCTTTGGTTGGGATGGTCAATTGAAGGGAGAGAACAAACTGGTAGATCTCAAATTCAAGTATGTGAAGTCTGTGAGTTTTACCGACTACATTAATATACTTAAGGATTTATCACTGGATATCGCGTTGTTACCCCTAAGAGATATCTCATTCAATACAAAAGGCAAGTCTGCTATTAAGTATTTCGAGCTTTCGGTATTTAGGATACCCGTGATTGCTTCCAGTGTAGCTCCCTATTCAAAAGTTATCAAGCATGAGGAGACTGGACTCCTGGTTAAAGAACCAGAGCAATGGACAACAGCTATGGATTCACTCATTCAAAATGAGCGTTTTCGTAAGAGAATTGGCAAGGCTGCTTCCAGGGCTGTGTGGCGAATGAATGCTTATAATGATGCAAATATTGGATTATATCAATCAGTGTTCATTTAA